One Kineococcus radiotolerans SRS30216 = ATCC BAA-149 DNA window includes the following coding sequences:
- a CDS encoding aldo/keto reductase — MQEVALGSQGLRVSAQALGTMGMSVWYGPRDDAESLATLHQALDSGVTFFDTAEAYGPFRNEQLLAQVLNTRRAEATVATKWGTDFAPDGTSLGQDGSAEHCRRAIERSLTHLGVEAVDVYYLHRVDPKVPVEESVGAMGELVTAGKVRFIGICEAAPDTIRRAHATFPLTAVQSEYSLFARDVERNGVLETVRELGIGFAGFSPLGRGVLSGAITTPDDLAPDDARRYLPRFSSENLAANERLVDVVRSLGERLHVSASQIALAWVMAQGVVPIAGTKRRRYLQDNVAAAGVHLSPQHLAELDAVFTPDAVAGERDTAAGLRANYR, encoded by the coding sequence GTGCAGGAGGTCGCGCTCGGTTCCCAGGGCCTGCGGGTGTCGGCCCAGGCGCTGGGCACGATGGGGATGAGCGTCTGGTACGGGCCACGTGACGACGCCGAGTCCCTCGCCACGCTGCACCAGGCCCTGGACTCCGGGGTCACCTTCTTCGACACCGCCGAGGCCTACGGTCCCTTCCGCAACGAGCAGCTGCTCGCCCAGGTGCTGAACACCCGCCGCGCCGAAGCCACCGTCGCGACCAAGTGGGGCACCGACTTCGCCCCCGACGGGACCTCGCTGGGCCAGGACGGCAGCGCCGAGCACTGCCGGCGCGCCATCGAACGTTCCCTGACCCACCTCGGTGTCGAGGCGGTGGACGTCTACTACCTGCACCGCGTCGACCCGAAGGTCCCGGTGGAGGAGTCCGTGGGGGCCATGGGTGAGCTCGTCACCGCCGGGAAAGTGCGCTTCATCGGGATCTGCGAAGCCGCTCCCGACACCATCCGACGCGCCCACGCCACCTTCCCGCTCACCGCCGTGCAGTCGGAGTACTCCCTCTTCGCCCGCGACGTCGAACGCAACGGTGTGCTGGAGACGGTCCGGGAGCTGGGCATCGGCTTCGCCGGATTCTCCCCCTTGGGGCGCGGGGTGCTGTCGGGGGCCATCACCACCCCCGACGACCTCGCCCCCGACGACGCGCGCCGCTACCTGCCCCGCTTCTCCTCCGAGAACCTGGCCGCCAACGAGCGCCTGGTCGACGTCGTGCGCTCGCTGGGCGAGCGCCTGCACGTCAGCGCCTCCCAGATCGCCTTGGCGTGGGTCATGGCCCAAGGCGTCGTGCCGATCGCGGGCACCAAGCGCCGCCGCTACCTGCAGGACAATGTCGCCGCGGCCGGAGTGCACCTCAGCCCGCAGCACCTCGCCGAGCTCGATGCCGTCTTCACCCCCGACGCCGTTGCCGGCGAGCGCGACACCGCCGCCGGGTTGCGGGCCAACTACCGCTGA
- a CDS encoding alpha/beta hydrolase, with product MSEPVKPVLEGPAQAFADANSTPPFLYQLTPEQGRKIAETVQTDPTPTLPEADVSDLMIDGGPTGTIRVRIVRPKGATGVLPVVLYVHGLGWVFGGPVTHDRLVREIAVGVNAAVVFPDYDLAPEAKYPTQIEQVYAVANWITMNGPEQSLDTTRIAVAGDSVGGNMATVATILAKQRGGVDFKGQLLFYPVTDANFDTGSYEQFSEGYFLAREGMKWFWDQYTTDPAQRAEITASPLRASSEDLAGLPEALVITGEADVLRDEGEAYAAKLRAAGVPVTAVRYGGIIHDFVGLNPLRHTFAAQAAITQGIAFLAGVLGTD from the coding sequence ATGTCCGAACCCGTCAAGCCCGTTCTCGAAGGGCCCGCGCAGGCGTTCGCCGACGCCAACTCCACTCCCCCGTTCCTGTACCAGCTCACTCCCGAGCAGGGCCGCAAGATCGCCGAGACCGTCCAGACCGACCCCACCCCCACCCTGCCCGAGGCCGACGTCTCCGACCTCATGATCGACGGCGGGCCTACTGGCACCATCCGCGTCCGCATCGTGCGCCCCAAGGGCGCCACCGGCGTCCTGCCCGTCGTCCTCTACGTCCACGGCCTGGGTTGGGTCTTCGGCGGTCCCGTCACCCACGACCGCCTCGTGCGCGAGATCGCCGTCGGGGTGAACGCCGCGGTCGTCTTCCCCGACTACGACCTCGCCCCGGAGGCGAAGTACCCCACCCAGATCGAGCAGGTCTACGCGGTGGCGAACTGGATCACCATGAACGGCCCCGAGCAGTCCCTGGACACCACCCGCATCGCCGTCGCCGGCGACTCCGTCGGCGGCAACATGGCCACCGTCGCCACCATCCTCGCCAAGCAGCGCGGCGGCGTCGACTTCAAGGGCCAGCTGCTGTTCTACCCCGTCACCGACGCCAACTTCGACACCGGCTCCTACGAGCAGTTCTCCGAGGGCTATTTCCTCGCCCGCGAGGGCATGAAGTGGTTCTGGGACCAGTACACCACCGACCCCGCCCAGCGCGCGGAGATCACCGCCTCCCCCCTGCGCGCCAGCAGCGAGGACCTCGCCGGCCTGCCCGAAGCACTGGTCATCACCGGTGAGGCCGACGTCCTGCGCGATGAGGGCGAGGCCTACGCCGCGAAGCTGCGCGCGGCCGGGGTCCCGGTCACCGCGGTGCGCTACGGGGGGATCATCCACGACTTCGTGGGCCTGAACCCGCTGCGCCACACCTTCGCCGCCCAGGCCGCCATCACCCAGGGCATCGCCTTCCTCGCCGGGGTGCTGGGCACCGACTGA
- a CDS encoding HD domain-containing protein, whose translation MAEPDASSEPVPSVPPGAAATWRQVSWLQQAAQSVRGGLQVLDVITEAVAPAIASHSVRVLRYAHALACSEMAQERLQVSRSPAAFASYLDDGTLLTACLLHDAGATAVGASWQRFEVQGADRAAAFARAHGYSEDQVRHIWEAVALHTSPHIAERIHPLARWVRGGVLADFGTDLIPPDLRRRTEAEVPRLDVERTLSGIVVEQALRDERRAPSGSWPADLLAAHRASADADARLSAF comes from the coding sequence GTGGCTGAACCCGACGCTTCGTCCGAGCCGGTACCGAGCGTTCCCCCTGGCGCTGCCGCTACGTGGCGTCAGGTCAGTTGGCTCCAGCAGGCAGCGCAGTCGGTCCGAGGTGGGCTCCAGGTCCTCGACGTCATCACAGAGGCCGTCGCACCCGCCATCGCCAGTCACAGCGTTCGCGTCCTCCGCTACGCCCATGCACTGGCCTGCTCGGAGATGGCCCAGGAGAGACTGCAGGTGAGTCGTTCCCCGGCCGCGTTCGCCAGCTACCTCGACGACGGGACCTTGCTGACGGCGTGCTTGCTGCACGACGCCGGCGCCACCGCCGTGGGGGCGAGCTGGCAGCGTTTCGAGGTCCAGGGAGCCGACCGGGCCGCAGCGTTCGCTCGAGCCCACGGCTACTCCGAAGATCAGGTCCGGCACATCTGGGAGGCAGTGGCCCTACACACCTCCCCGCACATCGCCGAACGCATCCATCCGCTGGCGCGATGGGTGCGAGGCGGGGTCCTAGCAGATTTCGGGACCGACTTGATCCCTCCAGACCTGCGGAGACGGACCGAGGCCGAGGTGCCGCGATTGGACGTCGAGCGCACCCTTAGCGGCATCGTCGTCGAACAGGCCTTGCGGGACGAACGGCGCGCTCCCTCGGG